One window of the Calditrichota bacterium genome contains the following:
- a CDS encoding LD-carboxypeptidase has protein sequence MAGLVAVSPTASLPRPSRWPKALKAGDRIGIVSPAGPADAEYVRHGKAILESWGYEVEIAPHALDREDYLAGSDAERRGDLVEALCSDRFDALICSRGGYGSLRLLRDLPWDDLAASPPKAFVGFSDIGGLQLNLWHRAGWITYSGLQAAHGLGEGSATERSAAHFRGWLDGSGRRFGWPGESEVILGGDNVVGTVEGPMVPVCLSILAALAGTPWMPDLTESIVVLEETGEAPYRIDRMIWQLRDSGALDKLRALVLGCFLWQGRDIAEDARRIVCEHFPSLPVYSGLPYGHRGDRFTLPVGATVQISEGRMTLVGDAV, from the coding sequence ATCGCCGGTTTGGTAGCAGTGTCGCCAACAGCTAGCCTACCCCGTCCCAGCCGGTGGCCTAAGGCTCTAAAGGCTGGCGACCGGATCGGCATCGTCTCACCGGCCGGGCCGGCGGATGCGGAATATGTGAGGCACGGCAAGGCGATTCTTGAGTCGTGGGGCTACGAGGTCGAGATTGCACCTCACGCGCTTGATCGGGAGGATTACCTTGCAGGAAGCGACGCCGAACGTCGGGGCGATCTTGTCGAAGCATTGTGCAGTGACCGGTTCGACGCGCTCATCTGTTCGCGTGGCGGTTATGGATCGTTGCGTCTGTTGCGGGATCTTCCTTGGGACGACCTTGCAGCAAGTCCCCCCAAGGCTTTTGTCGGATTCAGTGATATCGGCGGACTTCAACTGAATCTCTGGCATCGTGCCGGGTGGATAACCTATTCCGGCTTGCAGGCAGCGCACGGTTTGGGGGAGGGCAGCGCCACAGAACGCTCGGCAGCCCATTTTCGAGGCTGGCTTGATGGCTCCGGGCGGCGGTTTGGCTGGCCCGGGGAGTCCGAGGTCATATTGGGTGGAGACAACGTAGTTGGAACCGTTGAAGGTCCGATGGTCCCAGTCTGCCTCAGCATACTCGCTGCGTTGGCAGGAACGCCCTGGATGCCAGATTTGACCGAATCCATAGTGGTTCTCGAAGAAACTGGTGAAGCACCTTACCGGATCGACCGTATGATCTGGCAACTGAGAGACAGCGGCGCTTTGGATAAACTAAGAGCGTTGGTATTGGGCTGTTTCCTTTGGCAGGGACGAGACATCGCCGAAGATGCGCGGCGCATCGTTTGCGAACACTTCCCAAGTCTGCCAGTCTATTCTGGCCTTCCTTATGGGCATCGGGGCGACAGGTTCACATTGCCGGTGGGTGCAACTGTCCAGATTTCGGAGGGCAGAATGACGCTTGTCGGGGATGCCGTTTGA
- a CDS encoding phosphoribosylglycinamide formyltransferase: protein MNLAVFLSGRGSNFEAILEAIDKGTLAASVCLVVTHNPSALGARTALSRGIPVVLLQRESFPDGGSFATAMIAALQRHSVDWIVLAGYMKMVPPAVVKAFPGQIVNIHPALLPKFGGKGMFGHHVHQAVLDAGETVTGVTIHFVDEIYDHGLVIAQETVPVLPGDTAATLGARVLEMEHLIYPRILAKIAGEYHSRQ from the coding sequence TTGAATCTGGCGGTCTTTCTGTCGGGGCGGGGGAGTAACTTCGAAGCGATCCTCGAAGCAATTGATAAGGGAACGCTCGCGGCATCGGTCTGCCTGGTAGTAACCCATAATCCGTCTGCACTGGGTGCACGAACAGCATTATCGCGCGGAATCCCGGTTGTCTTGCTTCAGCGCGAGAGTTTTCCCGACGGCGGGTCGTTTGCGACTGCGATGATCGCCGCTCTGCAGCGGCATTCTGTAGATTGGATAGTGCTTGCCGGTTACATGAAAATGGTCCCTCCGGCGGTGGTCAAAGCCTTTCCCGGCCAGATCGTCAATATCCACCCGGCGCTGCTGCCTAAGTTCGGTGGGAAGGGGATGTTCGGGCACCACGTCCATCAGGCGGTCCTGGACGCCGGAGAGACCGTAACCGGCGTTACGATTCACTTTGTGGACGAGATCTACGATCATGGCTTGGTAATCGCCCAGGAAACCGTGCCGGTGCTGCCGGGCGACACGGCCGCTACCCTTGGCGCGCGGGTACTGGAAATGGAACATCTTATCTATCCACGAATTCTGGCCAAAATTGCGGGCGAGTATCATAGTCGACAATGA
- the purH gene encoding bifunctional phosphoribosylaminoimidazolecarboxamide formyltransferase/IMP cyclohydrolase: MMNFESLPPTGDVRIRRALLSCFRKDEAISLAQQLHVLGVSLVASGGTADAIAKAGLPVERTDRWTGFDDLLAGRVKTLHPTLYAGVLARAGSASDDEDLRRHQIDPFDLIAIDLYPFERTSEQRTGEAATIELIDVGGVSLIRAAAKNFDRVTVLCRAEVFGPFSELIAASEGIIGRAERRRLAALALQWTSFYDGCIAGWLENDDSGFPGHFGLPLMSDLDLRYGENPHQKAQFYRLGGQGATGVAGVEVLGGKQLSFNNLLDLDIALRLPREFERPTVAILKHTTPCGIGQGATAAEACKMARSTDPVSAFGGIAGFNCPVDEEAAKVLREGFMEVVAAPDYTEIALKELRKSKNLRIIRLSGLPPAGRIDMRTVWGGVLMQEDDFGFPELEEAKVVTRLQPDPAQWEALRFAWKSVRYVKSNAILLADGDRTLGIGAGQMSRVDAAHIAIWKAGQSGLALDGCVAASDAFFPFRDGIDLLIDAGVKVVVQPGGSMRDAEVIAAADERGIAMVFTGRRHFRH, translated from the coding sequence ATGATGAACTTTGAGTCCCTTCCGCCGACCGGCGATGTCCGGATCCGGCGCGCTTTGCTTTCGTGTTTTCGCAAGGACGAAGCCATTTCCCTGGCGCAGCAACTTCACGTCCTGGGTGTTTCCCTTGTCGCCAGCGGCGGAACGGCCGATGCTATAGCCAAAGCCGGCCTTCCGGTTGAACGGACGGACCGTTGGACGGGTTTCGACGACCTTCTGGCCGGCCGGGTCAAAACCCTCCATCCGACACTTTATGCCGGAGTCCTTGCACGTGCTGGTTCAGCGTCGGATGACGAAGATCTTAGGCGGCATCAAATCGACCCGTTCGACTTGATTGCAATCGATCTCTATCCCTTCGAGCGAACCAGTGAACAGCGCACCGGTGAAGCCGCAACGATCGAACTGATCGACGTCGGCGGTGTGTCACTTATCCGGGCTGCAGCCAAGAACTTCGACCGGGTGACGGTGCTCTGCCGGGCTGAAGTCTTTGGGCCTTTTAGTGAACTGATTGCCGCTTCGGAGGGAATCATTGGACGCGCCGAGCGCCGCCGCCTGGCGGCTCTGGCTCTGCAGTGGACATCGTTCTACGACGGATGCATTGCGGGCTGGTTGGAGAATGACGACTCTGGATTCCCAGGTCACTTCGGGCTGCCTTTGATGTCAGACCTTGACTTGCGGTATGGCGAGAATCCGCATCAGAAGGCACAGTTTTATCGCCTCGGCGGTCAGGGCGCAACTGGTGTAGCCGGAGTCGAGGTGCTTGGCGGCAAACAATTATCATTCAACAACTTACTCGATCTTGACATCGCTCTCCGGTTACCTCGCGAGTTTGAGCGCCCGACGGTAGCGATCTTGAAGCACACGACTCCCTGCGGTATTGGACAAGGTGCGACAGCAGCCGAAGCCTGCAAGATGGCGCGCTCCACCGATCCGGTCTCGGCATTTGGCGGAATAGCCGGCTTCAACTGTCCGGTCGATGAAGAGGCTGCGAAAGTCCTGCGCGAGGGCTTTATGGAGGTCGTCGCTGCGCCCGATTATACAGAAATCGCGCTGAAGGAGTTGCGCAAGTCGAAGAACCTCCGTATCATTCGTCTGTCGGGATTGCCTCCAGCCGGGCGGATAGATATGCGCACCGTCTGGGGCGGGGTTTTAATGCAGGAGGATGACTTCGGTTTTCCCGAACTGGAAGAAGCCAAAGTTGTCACCCGGCTTCAGCCCGATCCGGCGCAGTGGGAAGCGCTCCGGTTCGCCTGGAAATCGGTCCGCTACGTGAAGTCCAATGCGATCCTCCTTGCCGATGGAGATCGGACGCTTGGAATCGGCGCCGGTCAAATGTCCCGCGTCGATGCGGCGCACATCGCCATTTGGAAAGCAGGCCAGTCCGGGCTTGCGCTTGATGGGTGCGTTGCCGCCTCCGATGCCTTTTTCCCCTTCCGGGATGGCATAGATCTGCTCATCGATGCCGGTGTAAAGGTGGTCGTGCAGCCGGGAGGGTCTATGCGCGATGCCGAGGTGATTGCCGCGGCCGACGAGCGCGGTATCGCTATGGTCTTTACCGGACGACGGCACTTTCGGCATTGA
- a CDS encoding rod shape-determining protein yields MITSDIAIDLGTANTLVYLKGLGIAVREPSVVAVTRRDRKVLAIGTKAWEMMGKAHGDIEVIRPMRDGVIDDDEVAEIMIRSFLRRVQHSKLMRPRVIVGVPSGVTKSEKRVIRDSAEYAGAREVHLIAEPMAAALGAQLPVKEPVGSMIVDIGGGTTEIAVISLSGIVTMHSIRTAGDEMNEAIAKYIRTQHNLLVGDRMSEWLKWMLGSAAELPTEIVLHAKGRDLVSGMPKEKEITSEEIRRALQEPVSQIVLAVKEALEKTPPELAADIRDRGIILTGGGSLLKRLDQHLRDETNLPVNRADEPLTCVVRGIGKVLDDFDYYQDLLLTSN; encoded by the coding sequence ATCATCACCAGCGACATCGCAATAGACCTCGGAACAGCCAATACCCTGGTCTATCTAAAGGGGCTTGGCATTGCCGTCCGGGAGCCTTCGGTTGTCGCCGTCACACGTCGCGACCGCAAGGTGCTCGCCATCGGAACCAAGGCGTGGGAGATGATGGGCAAGGCGCATGGCGATATCGAAGTGATTCGTCCGATGCGGGACGGTGTGATCGACGACGACGAAGTCGCAGAGATCATGATCCGTTCCTTTCTGCGTCGGGTGCAGCACAGCAAACTGATGCGCCCTCGGGTGATCGTCGGGGTGCCGTCGGGCGTTACAAAGTCCGAAAAGCGGGTCATTCGCGACTCGGCGGAGTATGCCGGAGCGCGGGAAGTGCACCTGATCGCCGAGCCGATGGCCGCGGCGCTGGGTGCTCAACTTCCGGTCAAGGAGCCGGTCGGCTCGATGATCGTCGATATAGGTGGTGGGACGACCGAAATCGCCGTGATATCGCTCTCTGGTATCGTTACGATGCACTCGATCCGCACCGCCGGGGACGAGATGAACGAAGCCATTGCCAAATACATTCGCACCCAGCACAACCTTTTGGTCGGCGACCGAATGTCGGAGTGGCTCAAGTGGATGCTTGGCTCGGCGGCGGAGCTCCCCACCGAGATTGTGCTTCATGCCAAAGGTCGGGACCTTGTCTCCGGGATGCCGAAGGAGAAGGAGATCACTTCAGAGGAGATACGCCGGGCGCTGCAGGAGCCGGTTTCGCAAATCGTCCTGGCAGTCAAGGAAGCCCTCGAAAAGACCCCGCCTGAACTGGCAGCTGACATCCGCGATCGGGGGATCATACTGACCGGCGGCGGATCACTACTGAAACGGCTCGACCAACATCTCCGCGACGAGACCAACCTCCCTGTCAACCGTGCCGATGAGCCACTCACTTGCGTGGTGCGCGGCATCGGCAAGGTTCTCGACGACTTCGACTATTATCAGGACCTTCTGCTGACCAGCAATTGA